The following proteins are co-located in the Stegostoma tigrinum isolate sSteTig4 chromosome 39, sSteTig4.hap1, whole genome shotgun sequence genome:
- the LOC125447874 gene encoding thioredoxin-like, giving the protein MVVRHIRTRKQFHTLLREEEETLIVVFFAARWCNNCSNIKPFFRMRSDQYRDVIFAEVDVDESEDLARAAGINCMPTFQFFSCQEKVAEFSGTRKDKLDHLIMRLK; this is encoded by the coding sequence ATGGTGGTGAGGCACATTAGGACACGGAAGCAGTTCCATACACTGCTGCGGGAAGAGGAGGAGACCCTGATCGTCGTGTTCTTCGCCGCGCGATGGTGTAACAATTGCTCCAATATCAAGCCCTTCTTCCGTATGAGGTCTGACCAGTACCGGGATGTCATCTTCGCGGAGGTGGATGTGGATGAGTCGGAAGACCTGGCCCGAGCTGCTGGTATCAACTGCATGCCCACATTCCAGTTCTTCAGCTGTCAGGAGAAGGTTGCAGAGTTCTCCGGGACTAGGAAAGACAAGTTAGATCACTTGATAATGCGATTGAAGTAA